The Candidatus Thorarchaeota archaeon genome includes a window with the following:
- a CDS encoding HD domain-containing protein produces the protein MNNKKTRHPLKERVRNLFGDKKLSRIAFDALENDTEVQTLLEDSNRMAIDRMHFSDHGHIHSLIVTKNGIKLFDTLNSAVKPTVVKEGTATLEDAYLIVLLACYLHDIGMSVHRENHTNFSVTLALPILNRILEEVYPDDVHKRIHIRGHVLHAIKSHDKKITPQTTEAGIVGIADALDMTKGRARIPFEAGSVNIHSASAMAIESIAIEKGEKKPVRISVFMNNASGIFQIQELLEEKIKSSQLTDYIELYAVMLQEAERILDEQIRVL, from the coding sequence TTGAATAATAAGAAAACACGCCATCCCCTGAAGGAACGTGTCCGAAATCTATTCGGCGATAAGAAGCTTTCTAGAATAGCATTCGATGCACTAGAGAACGATACTGAGGTCCAGACGTTACTGGAGGACAGCAATCGCATGGCTATCGATCGGATGCATTTTTCCGACCATGGCCATATACACTCGCTAATAGTTACAAAGAACGGTATCAAGCTCTTTGATACTCTGAACAGTGCAGTGAAACCTACGGTGGTTAAAGAAGGCACCGCCACATTAGAAGATGCTTATCTCATAGTGCTTCTTGCTTGCTATCTACATGACATTGGCATGAGTGTTCATAGAGAGAATCATACAAATTTCAGCGTCACATTAGCCTTACCTATTCTGAATCGTATTCTGGAAGAGGTGTATCCTGATGACGTACACAAGCGTATCCATATCCGGGGTCATGTCCTGCATGCAATCAAATCTCATGACAAAAAAATAACTCCACAGACTACAGAAGCTGGGATAGTCGGTATTGCTGACGCGTTGGACATGACAAAAGGCAGAGCAAGAATTCCCTTTGAAGCAGGAAGCGTGAATATTCACAGTGCATCAGCTATGGCAATAGAGAGTATTGCTATAGAAAAGGGAGAAAAGAAGCCTGTTCGAATTTCTGTTTTCATGAATAATGCATCAGGCATATTTCAGATACAAGAATTGCTTGAGGAGAAAATCAAGTCATCGCAACTGACAGACTATATTGAACTCTATGCGGTCATGTTACAAGAGGCAGAGCGCATTTTGGATGAACAAATACGTGTGCTCTAA
- a CDS encoding Lrp/AsnC family transcriptional regulator yields MELDTIDKKIIEMLKEDGRRSYSEIAEHVDRTEVTVRRRVNSLLEEGVIRRFTIDVDPLKIGRRIRTIIRVKVAMKEASALAEKVKSLEEVTEAYILDGSCGLMLKVVVDNLSELRQFLENRFGNLPGVGEVETCIVLEDIKCTF; encoded by the coding sequence ATGGAGCTAGATACAATCGACAAGAAAATTATCGAGATGCTCAAAGAAGATGGCCGTCGGTCATATTCTGAGATTGCTGAACATGTGGATCGTACAGAAGTCACAGTACGTCGTCGGGTGAACAGTCTCTTGGAAGAGGGTGTTATCCGTCGCTTTACAATCGATGTTGACCCTCTCAAGATAGGACGTCGCATACGAACAATCATCCGTGTTAAAGTTGCTATGAAAGAAGCGAGTGCTCTTGCCGAGAAGGTGAAGAGCCTCGAAGAGGTGACTGAAGCCTATATACTTGACGGGAGTTGCGGCTTGATGCTTAAGGTAGTCGTGGATAATCTATCTGAACTCCGTCAGTTCTTGGAGAACCGGTTTGGTAATCTCCCTGGGGTGGGAGAGGTTGAGACTTGCATTGTTCTCGAAGATATCAAGTGTACTTTTTGA
- a CDS encoding M67 family metallopeptidase — translation MSVFEVSYRLTMSEKDINKLELHAETKLPHEAVALLFGREDGKKIHVESIRLVENVSSVPKTEFSVDPEQEYELLLGAEKRDERLVGIYHSHSAPPYPSDKDVDNMRLNKVVWLIASKCSGTWKLNAFLLIDDQPEEIPFEII, via the coding sequence ATGAGTGTTTTCGAAGTGTCCTATCGACTAACGATGTCTGAAAAAGACATAAACAAATTAGAGCTTCATGCTGAAACAAAGCTGCCGCACGAGGCGGTTGCATTGCTGTTTGGACGGGAGGACGGAAAGAAGATACATGTAGAATCAATTCGTTTGGTTGAGAATGTTTCAAGCGTTCCCAAAACGGAATTCTCAGTTGACCCGGAGCAAGAATACGAGCTTCTTCTTGGGGCTGAGAAACGTGATGAACGTCTAGTAGGTATCTATCACTCGCATTCTGCACCACCTTACCCCTCTGACAAAGATGTCGACAATATGCGCTTGAACAAAGTCGTATGGCTTATCGCTTCAAAATGTTCAGGAACCTGGAAATTGAATGCATTCTTGCTTATAGACGATCAGCCAGAAGAAATACCATTCGAAATAATATAG
- a CDS encoding 50S ribosomal protein L15e translates to MSAYKYMAKQWRKEQKERSDIVRERLIIWRKQDTIVRIDRPTRLGRARSLGYKAKQGYVMVRVRTGRGPREKPRPKMGRKPRSLGVTRYTPQKSRRWIAEERAARKLPNLRVLNSYWVGSDHKWLWHEVVMVDPNHPVIYNDPHINWICAPNQKGRVHRGKTSAGKKSRGLRNKGRGAEKVRPSLASKKNRGK, encoded by the coding sequence ATGTCAGCATACAAGTACATGGCCAAGCAATGGCGTAAAGAACAGAAAGAACGGTCCGATATTGTTAGGGAGCGGCTTATTATCTGGAGAAAACAAGATACGATTGTCAGGATAGACCGCCCCACGAGATTGGGCAGAGCCAGATCATTGGGTTACAAAGCTAAGCAAGGTTACGTAATGGTGAGGGTGCGAACAGGAAGGGGGCCAAGAGAAAAACCACGACCCAAAATGGGCCGCAAGCCGAGAAGCTTGGGTGTTACAAGATACACTCCTCAGAAATCTCGGCGGTGGATAGCTGAAGAAAGAGCCGCGCGCAAGTTGCCAAATCTACGCGTGTTGAATTCTTATTGGGTTGGTTCAGACCACAAATGGTTGTGGCATGAAGTTGTCATGGTAGATCCGAACCACCCTGTAATATACAATGACCCACACATCAATTGGATATGTGCTCCAAATCAGAAAGGAAGAGTACATCGTGGAAAAACCTCGGCCGGCAAGAAAAGCAGAGGTTTGCGAAACAAGGGTAGGGGAGCCGAGAAAGTTAGACCTTCTCTTGCATCAAAGAAGAACCGCGGTAAATAG
- a CDS encoding hydroxyacid dehydrogenase, which produces MSRVLISDPIAESAMEEMKEAGIEVVMRERPIEEAIVGFDGAVVRSATKVTKEVLDAADKLKVIVRAGVGLDNIDLDYADECGVKVLNTPEAPSVSVAELVFAHMFALARHIPKADAGMNDEKWLKKQLRGVELWQKKLGIIGFGRIGKEIAKRGSGLEMDVLVVKKDKPGREEECHEVGARQVEFDELLREADYLTVNVPLVPETKGMIGKEELEMMKPSAFLVNTARGGIVDEDALLQALNDDVIAGAALDVYSEEPPESSSLWELVKHPKTVTTPHLASTTYEAQDRVGELTAQKVIRELG; this is translated from the coding sequence ATGTCACGTGTATTGATTTCAGATCCAATAGCAGAATCTGCGATGGAAGAAATGAAGGAAGCAGGCATCGAAGTTGTCATGCGGGAAAGGCCCATCGAAGAAGCAATAGTGGGCTTCGATGGTGCAGTTGTCCGAAGTGCAACCAAGGTTACAAAAGAAGTCCTTGACGCTGCGGATAAACTGAAGGTCATCGTACGAGCAGGGGTTGGCCTTGACAATATTGACCTTGATTACGCAGACGAATGCGGGGTGAAGGTCCTTAACACGCCCGAAGCTCCCAGCGTGTCCGTAGCCGAACTAGTCTTTGCTCACATGTTCGCTCTTGCCCGTCACATTCCAAAAGCTGATGCAGGCATGAACGACGAGAAGTGGCTGAAAAAACAGCTTAGAGGAGTCGAATTATGGCAAAAGAAACTAGGCATAATCGGATTCGGACGTATCGGTAAAGAAATTGCGAAGCGTGGTAGCGGTCTCGAAATGGATGTTCTTGTGGTAAAAAAGGACAAACCGGGCCGAGAGGAGGAATGCCACGAAGTTGGTGCTCGACAGGTAGAGTTCGATGAGTTACTGCGGGAAGCTGACTATCTGACTGTAAATGTGCCGCTAGTTCCCGAGACAAAAGGCATGATTGGGAAGGAAGAGCTTGAGATGATGAAGCCAAGTGCGTTCCTAGTCAACACAGCCAGAGGCGGTATAGTCGATGAAGATGCTTTGCTACAGGCTTTGAATGACGATGTCATAGCTGGAGCAGCGCTCGACGTCTATTCAGAGGAGCCGCCAGAATCATCTAGTCTTTGGGAGCTGGTAAAACACCCCAAAACTGTGACAACTCCTCATTTGGCCTCGACTACATATGAGGCACAAGATCGAGTCGGCGAACTCACAGCCCAGAAGGTCATCAGAGAGCTTGGGTGA
- a CDS encoding flavin reductase family protein: MKKKLKPYTPVIPCPVALVSVAGKEKPNMLTISWMANVCSKPPKLAIGVRPSRYSHQLIKDAGDFVVNIPPADLVEAAALAGSKSGKDIDKFEYLRLNPASSSDVTSPRIEECIINIECKTSQVIDIGSHDLFIAEVVAVHVDESILDSKDRLDPMKANVFVYLPLIQQYWTLGERLR, encoded by the coding sequence ATGAAGAAGAAGCTGAAACCGTATACTCCAGTAATCCCTTGTCCTGTTGCGCTGGTGAGCGTAGCTGGCAAAGAAAAACCAAACATGCTCACCATCTCTTGGATGGCAAACGTGTGTAGCAAGCCGCCTAAGCTGGCAATTGGTGTACGCCCCTCTAGATATAGTCATCAGCTCATCAAAGATGCAGGGGATTTTGTGGTGAACATCCCCCCAGCTGATTTAGTCGAAGCAGCTGCTCTTGCTGGAAGTAAATCTGGCAAAGATATAGACAAATTTGAGTATCTCCGACTCAATCCTGCTAGTTCATCAGATGTGACGTCGCCTAGGATTGAAGAATGCATCATCAATATCGAATGCAAGACCTCACAGGTTATCGACATCGGGTCTCACGATTTGTTTATTGCTGAAGTTGTGGCAGTTCATGTGGATGAATCCATCCTAGACTCAAAAGATCGGCTGGACCCAATGAAGGCGAATGTTTTCGTTTATCTCCCTCTTATCCAACAGTATTGGACTTTGGGGGAACGCTTGCGATAA
- a CDS encoding redox-regulated ATPase YchF, whose translation MAFKIGIVGKPSCGKTSFTNAACMTSFKVGSYPFTTIEANVGVTHVRTKCACQDFEVEDNPQNSICIDGIRLIPIKLIDVAGLVPGAHEGKGMGNQFLDDLRQADVLIHIVDASGTLDEKGQEVAAGSYDPVDDVKFLETEITEWILKIIKDDWRKIVGRVRAEGAKLSELLLDKLSGLKIERVHLLKAIRESGLRAENVDQWSGEDMRQFVEELHGVAKPIIIAANKMDLPTADENYKRLKETYPDKLVVPVSALAEKVLKDLDKQDIIKYIPGDDDFDVLDSNKLAKGELNQLQKIKDRILKKYEGTGVQGILNKAVFDFLDYITVYPVQDVNSLTDSNGNVLPDAYLVPRGTTAKEFAGYIHSDLEDNFIHAVDARTKMRVSDNHILEDRDVIKVVSAGGR comes from the coding sequence ATGGCCTTCAAAATTGGTATCGTTGGAAAACCCTCATGCGGTAAAACATCGTTTACAAATGCAGCGTGTATGACATCTTTCAAAGTAGGCTCATACCCGTTTACAACTATCGAAGCTAACGTTGGAGTCACACACGTACGAACGAAATGTGCCTGCCAGGATTTTGAGGTCGAGGACAACCCGCAAAACTCCATATGCATCGATGGTATTAGACTGATTCCCATAAAGCTCATCGACGTTGCGGGGTTGGTACCAGGAGCACACGAAGGAAAGGGCATGGGAAACCAGTTTCTTGATGACTTGCGGCAAGCAGATGTTCTCATTCACATTGTCGATGCAAGTGGCACTTTGGATGAGAAGGGACAAGAAGTAGCAGCTGGAAGCTATGACCCTGTCGATGATGTCAAGTTCCTGGAGACCGAAATTACGGAATGGATTCTAAAAATCATCAAAGATGATTGGCGCAAAATAGTGGGGCGAGTAAGAGCGGAAGGAGCCAAACTGAGCGAGCTGCTTCTCGATAAACTATCAGGGCTCAAAATTGAAAGAGTTCATCTTTTGAAAGCCATTCGAGAATCAGGGTTGAGGGCTGAGAATGTTGACCAATGGTCGGGTGAAGATATGCGCCAGTTTGTTGAAGAACTACATGGAGTAGCGAAACCAATTATCATTGCAGCGAACAAGATGGACTTACCAACTGCTGATGAAAACTACAAGCGGTTAAAAGAGACATATCCTGACAAACTGGTTGTGCCTGTAAGTGCATTAGCCGAAAAGGTACTAAAGGATCTGGATAAACAGGATATAATCAAGTACATCCCCGGTGACGATGATTTTGATGTTTTGGATTCCAACAAGCTGGCAAAAGGCGAATTGAACCAGCTCCAAAAAATCAAGGACAGGATACTGAAGAAGTACGAAGGAACCGGAGTGCAAGGCATCCTCAATAAGGCTGTATTTGATTTCCTAGATTATATTACCGTATACCCTGTTCAAGATGTCAATTCCTTAACAGATAGCAATGGGAATGTGCTACCTGATGCATACTTGGTCCCAAGGGGCACAACTGCAAAGGAATTCGCGGGCTATATCCATAGTGACCTGGAAGATAATTTCATACACGCCGTAGATGCCCGCACAAAAATGAGGGTATCTGACAATCATATCCTAGAGGATAGAGATGTCATCAAAGTCGTTAGTGCAGGTGGCAGATAG
- a CDS encoding NifB/NifX family molybdenum-iron cluster-binding protein → MTKICVTASGDNLQSPIDPRFGRCAYFIIIDTDSMELSVIKNQAASATGGAGVQSAQTVASNGAEVVVTGAVGPNAHSALKSSGIRILTGASGTVNDAIEAFKAGELTEIQSPGPAHRGLGAGRRRGGGGGRGGGRGN, encoded by the coding sequence ATGACAAAAATATGTGTCACCGCATCTGGCGACAACCTTCAATCCCCAATCGATCCACGGTTTGGCCGTTGTGCTTACTTCATCATTATTGATACTGATTCGATGGAATTAAGCGTAATCAAGAATCAAGCTGCCTCCGCAACTGGTGGTGCAGGAGTACAATCAGCTCAGACTGTTGCATCAAATGGCGCTGAGGTTGTAGTAACTGGTGCTGTTGGGCCTAATGCTCACTCTGCGTTAAAGAGTTCAGGGATTCGAATCCTTACTGGGGCCTCCGGCACTGTCAATGACGCAATAGAAGCTTTCAAAGCAGGTGAATTGACTGAGATACAATCACCGGGTCCCGCTCACAGAGGTCTGGGTGCTGGCAGGCGCCGAGGCGGTGGGGGTGGCCGCGGTGGTGGAAGAGGTAATTAA
- a CDS encoding NifB/NifX family molybdenum-iron cluster-binding protein, whose protein sequence is MNRRILIPSQNQNGNVVAAHFGRAPYFATVDIDEDGTIIDKDVHANRGEHAGGRGHAHDNVLTLQPNVIIVQGMGPRGLRSFQSQNIAVLQANGRDVDEVVQSYIDGDLQELTDGCDQARHA, encoded by the coding sequence ATGAATCGTAGAATACTAATTCCTTCACAAAATCAGAATGGCAACGTAGTGGCTGCACATTTCGGGCGGGCACCATACTTCGCCACAGTGGACATCGATGAAGATGGCACCATCATCGACAAAGATGTACATGCCAATCGTGGAGAACATGCTGGTGGTAGAGGTCATGCACATGATAATGTTCTTACCCTGCAACCAAACGTAATCATCGTCCAGGGAATGGGTCCACGAGGTTTGAGAAGTTTCCAAAGCCAGAACATTGCAGTTTTGCAGGCAAACGGTAGAGATGTTGACGAAGTGGTCCAGTCCTATATTGACGGCGATTTGCAAGAGCTAACTGATGGATGTGACCAAGCACGTCACGCATAG
- a CDS encoding ATP-binding protein gives MIITVASGKGGTGKTTVAVNLALSVNASKLLDCDVEEPNAHTLLDTEIKESTPVTSPHPVVDADACTLCGKCADFCEFNALFVGKNEVLVYEEMCHSCGGCSMVCPEQAISEVPREVGMLHTCAADGLDLVYGELNIGEPIATTIIKAVKSCQDSDGLNIVDAPPGTACPVIETMEHSDYLILVTEPTPFGLHDLEMAVGVVEELHIPFGVVINRDGIGNEDVRDFCEEKSIPILMRIPFDREIAELYSEGMAFALELDNWAERFKKMMETIRETIADDE, from the coding sequence ATGATTATCACAGTGGCTAGTGGAAAAGGTGGAACGGGCAAGACAACTGTAGCTGTTAACCTCGCTCTTTCGGTAAATGCTTCAAAGCTTTTGGACTGCGACGTTGAAGAACCCAATGCTCATACGTTGCTTGACACGGAAATCAAAGAATCCACACCAGTAACATCACCACACCCTGTGGTGGATGCTGATGCTTGCACACTATGCGGTAAGTGTGCAGATTTCTGTGAGTTCAACGCTCTTTTTGTTGGTAAGAACGAAGTTCTGGTTTACGAAGAAATGTGTCATTCCTGTGGTGGTTGTTCGATGGTTTGCCCAGAGCAAGCAATCAGCGAAGTCCCCCGAGAGGTCGGCATGCTACATACATGTGCGGCAGATGGATTGGACTTAGTCTATGGTGAACTGAATATCGGTGAACCAATTGCCACAACCATAATTAAGGCAGTGAAATCGTGTCAAGATTCTGATGGGTTGAATATAGTCGACGCTCCCCCAGGAACTGCATGTCCGGTGATAGAAACAATGGAGCATAGTGACTATTTGATTCTGGTAACTGAACCAACACCCTTTGGCCTTCATGACTTGGAGATGGCAGTAGGTGTGGTTGAAGAGCTTCATATCCCGTTCGGTGTTGTGATTAATCGCGATGGTATTGGTAATGAGGATGTTCGTGACTTCTGTGAGGAAAAATCCATACCAATCCTGATGAGAATTCCCTTTGACCGAGAAATTGCTGAGTTGTATTCAGAGGGCATGGCATTTGCATTAGAACTTGATAATTGGGCTGAGCGATTCAAGAAAATGATGGAGACAATTCGGGAGACAATAGCTGATGACGAATAA
- a CDS encoding 4Fe-4S binding protein, producing the protein MTNKVAVVSGKGGSGKTTVASSFAAVAEDTVIVDCDVDAPDMHILLQPEIRVSEEFQASKVAAIDPDLCIECGLCEENCRFDAAHPPEIDPIVCEGCSVCTLVCPEDAIDMKPRISGHLYESDTRLGRMVHAKLLPGEGNSGLLVTEVKKRAQRIAQETGADKILIDGSPGIGCPVIATLTGVEVAVVVTEPTISGIHDMERVIRLIRRFQTIPTVIVNKYDLNLKNTTQIEAFCKSEGIELLGKIPFDPITTKSMVDATTLPEYAPNHELVDILKQMWNRIGTLLSE; encoded by the coding sequence ATGACGAATAAAGTAGCAGTAGTATCTGGAAAAGGAGGATCAGGAAAAACAACCGTTGCATCATCTTTCGCTGCTGTTGCAGAAGATACTGTCATTGTGGACTGCGATGTTGATGCTCCTGACATGCACATTCTTCTCCAACCGGAAATACGGGTGTCTGAGGAGTTCCAAGCCTCCAAAGTGGCTGCAATAGATCCAGACCTTTGCATTGAATGTGGACTGTGTGAAGAGAACTGTCGTTTCGATGCGGCTCACCCTCCTGAAATTGACCCGATTGTTTGTGAGGGTTGTAGCGTTTGCACACTTGTCTGTCCTGAAGATGCCATCGATATGAAACCGCGAATATCCGGCCACCTGTATGAATCTGATACTCGTTTAGGCCGGATGGTCCACGCGAAGTTGCTGCCGGGCGAAGGAAATTCTGGGTTGCTGGTCACTGAAGTGAAGAAACGCGCCCAGAGGATTGCTCAAGAAACAGGTGCTGATAAAATCCTAATTGATGGTTCCCCTGGTATTGGGTGCCCTGTTATTGCCACTCTTACAGGTGTAGAGGTGGCTGTCGTTGTAACGGAACCAACTATTTCAGGAATTCATGATATGGAACGGGTGATTCGACTCATCCGTCGTTTCCAAACTATTCCTACTGTAATTGTCAACAAGTATGACTTGAATCTAAAGAACACCACACAGATTGAAGCATTCTGCAAGAGCGAGGGCATTGAATTGCTGGGCAAGATTCCATTCGACCCGATAACAACAAAGTCGATGGTTGATGCAACTACACTACCCGAATACGCTCCAAACCATGAGCTTGTAGACATACTGAAACAGATGTGGAATCGAATCGGTACTCTTCTCTCTGAGTAA
- a CDS encoding DUF5320 domain-containing protein, with amino-acid sequence MSYYYGRGGGRGRGRGGGRGGGFWPGNGPFSHLPPWERPGWLYGPGSCWALGYSGNPPTAPTTPSTGVAPTPPMAPQTELQALERQKEIMEQQIKSLEESLNRIEQRLGELED; translated from the coding sequence ATGTCATATTACTATGGAAGAGGTGGCGGCCGGGGTCGAGGCCGGGGCGGTGGCCGCGGTGGAGGCTTTTGGCCAGGTAATGGTCCATTTAGTCACTTGCCACCATGGGAAAGACCTGGATGGTTATATGGTCCCGGGTCATGTTGGGCTCTTGGATACTCGGGAAATCCCCCAACAGCACCAACAACACCGAGCACCGGTGTGGCACCTACTCCGCCCATGGCTCCACAGACAGAGTTGCAGGCATTGGAACGTCAAAAAGAAATCATGGAGCAACAAATCAAATCCCTTGAAGAGTCTCTAAACAGAATTGAACAAAGACTCGGAGAACTAGAAGATTAG
- a CDS encoding DUF134 domain-containing protein produces MHRRRRGRRGRLPIQPDIQVEPAIDRMIPEPEVEKEPIHLNLAEAEALRLVDLEGKYQEEAGASMGVSRGTIWRLLSSARQKVTQAIFEGRPLVIGLPNNED; encoded by the coding sequence ATGCACAGGAGAAGACGCGGTCGAAGAGGAAGACTCCCTATTCAACCTGATATCCAGGTAGAACCCGCAATAGACCGGATGATTCCGGAGCCTGAAGTCGAAAAGGAACCTATCCATCTCAATTTAGCTGAGGCTGAGGCACTACGGCTTGTAGATTTGGAAGGGAAGTATCAGGAAGAGGCGGGAGCCAGCATGGGTGTATCGAGGGGCACCATATGGCGCCTTCTTTCTAGTGCTCGGCAGAAGGTCACCCAAGCTATTTTTGAAGGCCGTCCGCTTGTTATCGGTCTACCAAACAACGAAGATTGA